In the Cololabis saira isolate AMF1-May2022 chromosome 7, fColSai1.1, whole genome shotgun sequence genome, one interval contains:
- the LOC133447292 gene encoding zinc finger protein 665-like: MEAVHSPSKASQQVLAKEDNPRWNHKGRTKRHCCDDCKKVFTTSANLKIHKRTHTGDKPYSCYQCGAVFARKDNLKSHQLIHSGEKPYSCDQCGAAFARQSHLKSHQRIHSGEKPYSCDQCGAAFAWKSTLKRHQLIHPGDKPYSCDQCGAAFARQSHLKSHQRIHTGDKPYRCEQCGAAFAQQSNLERHQLIHPGEKPYSCDQCGAAFARKGDIKQHQLIHSGEKPHRCDQCGVAFARKGDLKQHQLIHSGEKPYRCDQCGVAFAHQSSLTSHHRIHTGEKPYRCEQCGVRFAQQSSLTSHQRIHTGEKPYRCEQCGAAFAQQSNLKQHQLIHTGDKAYRCEQCGAGFARQGPLKQHQLIHSGFKPYRCEQCGAAFAQQSSLKSPQRIHT, from the coding sequence aatcataaaggaaGGACCAAAAGACACTGCTGTGATGATTGCAAGAAAGTCTTCACCACTTCAGCAAACCTGAAGATCCATAAGAGAACTCACACTGGTGATAAACCATACAGCTGTTATCAGTGTGGAGCAGTTTTTGCCCGGAAAGATAACCTAAAGAGTCACCAGCTTATTCactctggagaaaagccttacagctgtgatcagtgtggagcggcttttgcccgacAAAGTCATCTAaagagtcaccaacgtattcactctggagaaaagccttacagttgtgatcagtgtggagcggcttttgcctgGAAAAGTACTCTAAAGCGACACCAGCTTATTCAccctggagacaagccttacagctgtgatcagtgtggagcggcttttgcccgacAAAGTCACCTAaagagtcaccaacgtattcacactggagacaagccttacagatgtgagcagtgtggagcggcttttgcccaacaAAGTAACCTAGAGCGACACCAGCTTATTCAccctggagaaaagccttacagctgtgatcagtgtggagcggcttttgcccggaaAGGTGACATAAAGCAACACCAGCTTATTCACTCTGGAGAAAAGCctcacagatgtgatcagtgtggagtggcTTTTGCCCGGAAAGGTGACCTAAAGCAACACCAGCTTATTCactctggagaaaagccttacagatgtgatcagtgtggagtggcTTTTGCCCACCAAAGTTCTCTAACGAGTCACCaccgtattcacactggagaaaagccttacagatgtgagcagtgtggagtACGTTTTGCCCAGCAAAGTTCTctaacgagtcaccaacgtattcacactggagaaaagccttacagatgtgagcagtgtggagcggcttttgcccaacaAAGTAACCTAAAGCAACACCAgcttattcacactggagacaaggcttacagatgtgagcagtgtggagcAGGTTTTGCCCGACAAGGTCCCCTAAAGCAACACCAGCTTATTCACTCTGGattcaagccttacagatgtgagcagtgtggagcggcttttgcccaacaAAGTTCTCTAAAGAGTccccaacgtattcacacttga